From Halobacillus sp. Marseille-Q1614, the proteins below share one genomic window:
- a CDS encoding EAL domain-containing protein, whose protein sequence is MPTVKKIMEEESFFHYFQPIYNLCNWKRVGYDVLFRTDCSMNTREAFQMAMDEEKLYELDTMSIRKAVEYYNQEGFTSFNGLLFLHVFPSTLRHPSFVRFLKELLHDHNKQEVILEINQWEGIPDYDELQTPLKNIRALGVKVAIDDFGNEIAALIEMKPEYIKMEKYMTTNLEHSPEKQFMIDCINQYSHRFNSKLIVKGLQSPEELALTKSLGVSLAQGDVLYPASKLQEYKLL, encoded by the coding sequence TTGCCTACAGTCAAAAAAATAATGGAAGAAGAATCTTTTTTCCATTACTTTCAACCCATATACAATCTCTGCAACTGGAAGAGGGTAGGGTACGATGTTTTGTTTAGAACGGACTGCTCCATGAACACGAGAGAAGCTTTTCAAATGGCAATGGATGAAGAAAAATTATACGAACTCGATACGATGTCTATTAGAAAAGCTGTAGAGTATTATAATCAAGAAGGCTTCACTTCTTTCAATGGATTGCTATTTCTTCATGTCTTTCCATCCACCCTCCGCCATCCGTCTTTTGTTCGTTTTCTTAAAGAGCTTCTACATGATCATAATAAACAAGAAGTGATTCTTGAAATCAACCAGTGGGAAGGGATTCCTGACTATGATGAGCTGCAGACTCCACTGAAGAACATTCGTGCCTTAGGAGTGAAGGTAGCTATTGATGACTTTGGGAATGAGATTGCTGCCCTAATTGAGATGAAGCCGGAATATATCAAGATGGAGAAGTATATGACCACAAATTTAGAACATTCTCCGGAGAAGCAGTTTATGATTGATTGTATCAACCAATACAGCCATCGATTTAATTCCAAGCTGATTGTAAAAGGACTTCAGTCACCTGAAGAGCTGGCTTTAACGAAATCTCTTGGCGTGTCCTTAGCTCAAGGAGATGTGCTTTATCCCGCTAGTAAGCTGCAGGAGTATAAATTGCTGTAA
- a CDS encoding alpha/beta fold hydrolase, which translates to MKRIHGEFMINHLSMEYSIAGEGEPVLVFHGGHSNSYEEFGYEELVGNGFSMITPSRAGYGNTSKEIGETLSLACDYYSKLLHHLHIEKVHVIAVSAGGPTGILFAKKFPHLTRSLTLQSAVTKEWLTQKDRTYKAAKLLFHSRTEKFTWGMISKMSRRFPHFMFKQMFSSFSTLPYKDTIGKISDDDISLFVQMNNRQRSRHGFLIDLSQTKEISSHDLQAIHCPSLIIHSRYDRSVSVEHAQSAHDNIPDSKLYVLDAWGHLIWLGSASSYASDLVIKFLKSNTPQNQ; encoded by the coding sequence ATGAAGAGAATACATGGAGAATTTATGATCAATCACTTGTCGATGGAATACTCGATAGCAGGTGAAGGAGAACCTGTTCTCGTTTTCCATGGCGGACATTCAAACAGTTATGAAGAATTCGGATATGAAGAATTGGTGGGAAACGGCTTTTCCATGATTACACCCTCAAGAGCCGGTTATGGAAATACATCTAAAGAAATAGGAGAAACCCTTTCTCTTGCCTGTGATTATTACTCAAAACTATTGCACCATTTACATATTGAAAAAGTGCACGTAATCGCTGTATCAGCCGGCGGGCCAACAGGCATCCTCTTCGCAAAAAAGTTCCCGCACCTTACCCGCTCCCTTACTTTACAATCGGCCGTAACGAAAGAGTGGCTGACTCAAAAAGACCGAACGTATAAGGCGGCGAAGCTCCTGTTTCATTCCAGGACTGAGAAATTCACATGGGGTATGATTTCAAAGATGAGCCGGAGATTTCCTCATTTTATGTTCAAACAGATGTTTTCATCTTTCAGCACGTTACCTTACAAAGATACTATAGGAAAAATTAGTGATGATGACATCAGCTTATTTGTGCAAATGAATAACCGGCAGCGTTCACGACATGGCTTTCTCATCGATTTATCCCAGACCAAAGAAATATCCAGCCATGACCTGCAGGCGATACACTGCCCATCTCTTATTATTCACAGCCGATATGATCGTTCCGTTTCTGTAGAACATGCCCAATCAGCTCACGACAACATTCCAGATTCAAAGCTGTACGTACTAGATGCCTGGGGACACTTAATTTGGCTCGGCTCAGCCTCCTCTTATGCTAGTGATCTGGTCATTAAATTTCTTAAAAGCAATACTCCTCAAAACCAGTAA
- a CDS encoding sugar transferase, giving the protein MSLKVEERREVRGIIDAESFFIENKTLSSAPYLIVRRLFDIFLAIVGLAAAMPLLILFSIAIKMDSKGTVFYRQERVGVKGKCFHLLKLRTMVMDAETDGPRWAGINDSRVTRIGKFLRKTRIDELPQLLNVLKGDMSIIGPRPERPVFTEMFNKETPGFINRLAIKPGLTGWAQVNGGYDITPEEKLAYDLEYIRKRSFLLDVKIIFLTFRIVITGEGAR; this is encoded by the coding sequence TTGTCGCTTAAAGTCGAGGAGCGAAGGGAAGTTAGAGGAATTATTGATGCTGAATCGTTCTTTATTGAAAACAAAACTTTATCTTCTGCTCCCTATCTTATTGTCCGAAGATTATTTGATATTTTTCTCGCGATTGTTGGTTTAGCCGCTGCTATGCCGCTCCTTATTCTTTTTTCCATCGCTATCAAAATGGATTCGAAAGGTACGGTGTTTTACCGGCAAGAGAGGGTAGGAGTGAAGGGCAAATGCTTTCATCTGCTTAAGCTTCGCACAATGGTCATGGATGCAGAGACAGATGGACCAAGATGGGCAGGCATCAACGACTCTCGGGTGACGAGAATCGGGAAGTTTCTCCGAAAGACTAGGATCGATGAGCTGCCACAGCTTTTGAACGTGTTAAAAGGGGATATGAGCATCATTGGCCCAAGACCGGAACGCCCTGTATTTACTGAAATGTTTAATAAGGAAACGCCGGGATTTATCAACCGGCTGGCCATCAAACCGGGATTGACAGGATGGGCCCAGGTAAACGGAGGATATGATATAACTCCTGAAGAGAAGCTCGCTTACGATTTAGAGTATATCCGCAAGAGGAGTTTCCTCCTTGATGTAAAAATAATTTTTCTGACTTTCAGAATCGTGATAACTGGTGAAGGTGCCAGATAA
- a CDS encoding glycosyltransferase family 4 protein, with product MDVLYMSSRPPYPPHKGDQLIAWEQIKQLKVNGHHVHLLTFVDSKQEGEFIMDKLSPYCKEVVVFTVHPLQKLLRSLRTIYNFKPIQVNLFFDSKVKEHVMDIYRRIKPDIVHVQTARAAEYFIDVNCPKCIDMIDALSLNMERRARTESKWLKPLFLLESKLMKRYEEAILKKFDRSMIVSESDKQYLRSPHIVVNPNGTSITKQRLAGYPSIPKEKIILFHGNMQYYPNVEAVLDFVKEVWLHIHKAYPDYQFYIVGKDPVKKVTELHGKDNVVVTGFVEDICIPLRRAQIGIYPMKSGTGMQNKIVESMACGLPTIASPIALQGIAGRCGDELICSESREEMMAAVKRLIENPGLQERYAAKGQAFVQSHYSWEHNCTRLIQTWQDAVIHRSAETPEKMEPMLVHE from the coding sequence ATGGACGTCTTGTATATGTCTTCGAGACCGCCATATCCGCCCCATAAAGGGGATCAGCTGATTGCGTGGGAACAGATCAAACAATTGAAAGTAAACGGGCACCACGTTCATCTGCTTACTTTTGTAGATTCGAAGCAGGAGGGGGAGTTCATTATGGACAAGCTTTCTCCTTACTGCAAAGAAGTCGTTGTCTTTACGGTCCATCCGCTGCAGAAGCTGCTCCGTTCGTTACGAACGATTTATAACTTTAAACCGATTCAGGTCAATCTCTTTTTTGATTCTAAAGTAAAAGAACACGTGATGGATATATACAGAAGAATTAAACCGGATATCGTCCATGTTCAAACGGCCAGGGCTGCTGAATATTTCATCGATGTCAACTGCCCGAAATGTATCGATATGATTGATGCTTTATCGCTGAATATGGAGCGGCGTGCCCGTACAGAGAGCAAGTGGCTGAAGCCCCTATTCCTGCTTGAGTCAAAATTGATGAAGCGATATGAAGAAGCAATACTAAAGAAATTTGACCGGTCGATGATCGTTTCGGAAAGCGACAAACAATACTTAAGGAGCCCGCATATTGTTGTGAATCCAAATGGAACATCCATCACAAAGCAGCGCCTTGCCGGCTATCCTTCCATCCCTAAGGAAAAAATCATTCTTTTTCACGGAAACATGCAATATTATCCGAACGTCGAAGCTGTTCTTGATTTTGTAAAAGAAGTGTGGCTGCACATTCATAAGGCCTATCCGGACTATCAATTTTATATTGTTGGAAAGGATCCGGTGAAGAAGGTTACAGAATTGCACGGCAAAGATAACGTGGTGGTTACCGGGTTTGTTGAAGATATATGTATTCCTTTAAGGCGGGCGCAAATTGGGATTTATCCCATGAAGTCAGGGACAGGCATGCAGAATAAAATTGTGGAATCGATGGCATGTGGACTTCCGACGATTGCTTCTCCTATAGCTTTGCAGGGCATTGCAGGAAGGTGCGGGGATGAGCTGATCTGCAGTGAAAGTAGAGAAGAAATGATGGCAGCTGTTAAGCGTTTGATTGAAAACCCCGGATTACAAGAGCGTTATGCCGCTAAAGGGCAGGCGTTTGTTCAGAGTCACTATTCCTGGGAGCATAACTGTACACGATTGATCCAAACCTGGCAGGATGCTGTTATCCATAGAAGTGCTGAAACTCCAGAAAAAATGGAACCCATGCTTGTGCATGAGTGA